A genomic region of Bosea sp. 124 contains the following coding sequences:
- a CDS encoding carboxymuconolactone decarboxylase family protein: MSKDVFDRGLAIRKDVLGREFVEKSLATADEFNMPMQELTTEYCWGAVWGRDGLPRKTRSMLNLAMISALNRPHELKMHVKGALRNGVSKDEIREVFLQVAIYAGIPAGVDSFRIAREAFAELDAAG, from the coding sequence ATGAGCAAGGACGTCTTCGATCGTGGTCTCGCCATCCGCAAGGACGTGCTCGGCAGGGAGTTCGTCGAGAAGTCGCTGGCGACGGCGGACGAATTCAACATGCCGATGCAGGAACTCACGACCGAGTATTGCTGGGGCGCCGTCTGGGGCCGCGACGGCCTGCCGCGCAAGACGCGTTCGATGCTGAACCTCGCCATGATCAGCGCATTGAACCGCCCCCATGAGCTGAAAATGCACGTCAAGGGCGCGCTCCGGAACGGCGTCAGCAAGGACGAGATCCGCGAGGTCTTCCTCCAGGTCGCGATCTATGCCGGCATCCCGGCGGGCGTGGACTCGTTCCGCATCGCGCGCGAGGCCTTCGCCGAACTCGACGCGGCAGGCTGA
- a CDS encoding ABC transporter substrate-binding protein, with protein sequence MTTRRSLTRNLAALPALAALGLAFPAAAQNPAEVKVGLLVPLSGLYARPGQVMKMGAEMAIEHINAQGGIKALGGAKLKLVLLDSGDTVEKAKNAAQRMVAQETDLVAASGSYLSSFTLAATEVTERASLPMLTLSYSDLITDRGFKYVFQTSATAASQAEQCLPEVMKVAEKATGVRPKTVAIITDNTGASVASVKPMRERLLKEHGLTLVVDETFTPPLSDATPLIQKVRATRPDLLFFLPTVISDGKLIMEKMNEFGLGQARIPMISFGIAIAEPEILKTMGADMLQGVMTCVGSWGSKGHEPLIAELKAKYGEPWMTQNGISTYADMWVVAAALEKAGKADKEAVAQALRTLDLGPSKYYPGGLIKFDDKGRRVNAGLTIVQWQSGVPNTVFPPDLAVSQAIWSKK encoded by the coding sequence ATGACGACGAGACGTTCCCTGACCCGCAATCTGGCCGCTCTGCCCGCGCTCGCGGCCCTCGGACTGGCCTTCCCTGCCGCCGCCCAAAACCCGGCCGAGGTCAAGGTCGGCCTGCTGGTGCCGCTGTCGGGCCTCTATGCCCGCCCCGGCCAGGTCATGAAGATGGGCGCCGAGATGGCGATCGAGCACATCAACGCGCAGGGCGGTATCAAGGCGCTCGGTGGCGCCAAGCTCAAGCTCGTCCTGCTCGATTCCGGCGACACGGTCGAGAAGGCCAAGAACGCGGCCCAGCGCATGGTCGCGCAGGAGACCGATCTCGTCGCCGCCAGCGGCTCGTATCTCTCCTCCTTCACCCTGGCCGCAACCGAAGTCACCGAACGCGCCAGTCTGCCGATGCTGACCCTGTCCTATTCGGACCTGATCACCGATCGCGGCTTCAAATACGTCTTCCAGACCTCGGCGACCGCGGCCTCCCAGGCCGAGCAGTGCCTGCCCGAGGTGATGAAGGTCGCCGAGAAGGCGACCGGCGTCCGGCCCAAGACGGTCGCGATCATCACCGACAACACCGGCGCCTCTGTCGCCTCGGTCAAGCCGATGCGCGAACGCCTGCTGAAGGAGCATGGGCTCACCCTCGTCGTCGACGAGACCTTCACCCCGCCGCTGTCGGATGCGACGCCGCTCATCCAGAAGGTCCGCGCGACCAGGCCCGACCTGCTGTTCTTCCTGCCGACGGTGATCTCCGACGGCAAGCTCATCATGGAGAAGATGAACGAGTTCGGCCTCGGCCAGGCGCGTATTCCGATGATCTCCTTCGGCATCGCCATCGCCGAGCCGGAAATCCTCAAGACGATGGGCGCAGACATGCTGCAGGGCGTCATGACCTGCGTCGGCAGCTGGGGTTCCAAGGGCCATGAGCCGCTGATCGCCGAGCTCAAGGCCAAATATGGCGAGCCGTGGATGACCCAGAACGGCATCTCGACCTATGCCGATATGTGGGTCGTCGCCGCGGCCCTCGAAAAGGCCGGCAAGGCCGACAAGGAAGCCGTCGCCCAGGCGCTGCGCACGCTCGATCTCGGCCCGTCGAAATACTACCCCGGCGGCCTGATCAAGTTCGACGACAAGGGCCGCCGCGTGAATGCCGGCCTGACCATCGTGCAGTGGCAAAGCGGCGTGCCCAATACCGTCTTCCCGCCCGATCTCGCGGTCAGCCAGGCCATCTGGTCCAAGAAGTGA
- a CDS encoding ABC transporter ATP-binding protein: MLRLETVLAGYSAIPVLRDVSLSVDAGQFVAVVGPNGAGKTTLFKTISGILRPRQGRITFEGIDLASVPPSGRAHLGIAHVPEGRQVFPSLSVLENLEMGAYTAAGQRDWKRNIERIFTWLPVLAERRGQFAGTLSGGEQQMVAIGRGLASSPKLLMLDEPSMGLAPAIADFIFEKLIEIRRDTGLTILLVEQRVAEALESADHGYVLEAGRVVLEGDNRTLRADDRVRQAYLGM; the protein is encoded by the coding sequence ATGCTCAGGCTTGAGACTGTTCTGGCCGGCTACTCGGCCATCCCCGTCCTGCGCGATGTCTCGCTCTCGGTCGATGCCGGGCAGTTCGTCGCCGTCGTCGGCCCCAACGGTGCCGGCAAGACGACCCTGTTCAAGACCATCTCGGGCATCCTGCGGCCGCGCCAGGGCCGCATCACCTTCGAGGGCATCGATCTCGCCAGCGTCCCGCCCTCGGGCCGGGCCCATCTTGGCATCGCGCATGTGCCCGAGGGGCGGCAGGTCTTCCCCTCGCTGAGCGTGCTCGAGAACCTCGAGATGGGCGCCTATACGGCCGCTGGCCAGCGCGACTGGAAGCGCAACATCGAGCGCATCTTCACCTGGCTGCCGGTGCTGGCCGAGCGGCGCGGCCAGTTCGCCGGCACGCTCTCGGGTGGCGAGCAGCAGATGGTCGCGATCGGCCGGGGGCTCGCCTCCTCGCCGAAGCTGCTGATGCTCGACGAGCCGTCGATGGGGCTCGCGCCCGCCATCGCCGATTTCATTTTCGAGAAGCTGATCGAGATCCGCCGCGACACGGGGCTGACCATTCTCCTGGTCGAGCAGCGCGTCGCCGAGGCGCTGGAATCGGCCGACCACGGCTATGTGCTCGAGGCCGGCCGCGTCGTTCTCGAAGGCGACAACCGAACGCTGCGCGCGGATGACCGCGTCCGGCAGGCCTATCTGGGCATGTGA
- a CDS encoding branched-chain amino acid ABC transporter ATP-binding protein/permease gives MRLSSLVPVLAFAAAYALLSLLVTNSYYQLMLTLVLVWACFGLSWNVLSGYTGLVSFGHAAFFGLGAYTTALGQIHFDLTPWLMIPVSALVGGLAGLAVGFPTFRLRGHYFALAMLAYPLALLYVFEWLGYQELTLPIKRENPAAYMQFADHRVYTLLALGLLVAVMLFSQWIERSRFGRALMAIKQNEAAAEAAGIDTLAWKLKAIAISGAIAGMVGGFYAIVLLVVTPPSVFGMLVSAQALTVAMFGGIGSVWGPVIGAAFLIPVAEILHAELGSRFPGIQGVVYGLAIIGVILIAPEGVYWKLRDRVLKRGRAGAVAILPAVSEPVAASARTKPAKDAPVALSVRNVSKSFGGLKANRDISFDVPEGAILGIIGPNGAGKTTLFNLLNGFLKPDQGEVKVYGRETVGMKPHQICALGVGRTFQVMRPFLRMSVAENVVLGAYVATPDDEEAKRLAAEAVARVGLSHVADKLAGELMTKELRLMELARALAGQPKLLLLDETLAGLGHGEADEVVAVIRRLAADSVTIVIIEHTMQAMVKLVDHFLVLDHGAVLVDGEPTAVTRDPRVIEAYLGKKWVVDAQA, from the coding sequence ATGCGTCTGTCCTCTCTCGTCCCGGTCCTGGCGTTTGCGGCGGCCTATGCGCTGCTCTCGCTGCTGGTGACCAATTCCTATTACCAGCTCATGCTGACGCTGGTGCTGGTCTGGGCCTGCTTCGGCCTCTCCTGGAACGTTCTCTCCGGCTATACGGGCCTTGTCTCTTTCGGCCACGCCGCCTTCTTCGGGCTCGGCGCCTACACGACCGCCCTCGGTCAGATCCATTTCGACCTGACGCCCTGGCTGATGATCCCGGTCTCGGCGCTGGTTGGCGGTCTCGCCGGTCTTGCCGTCGGCTTCCCGACCTTCCGGCTGCGCGGGCATTACTTCGCGCTCGCCATGCTCGCCTACCCGCTGGCGCTGCTCTACGTCTTTGAATGGCTCGGCTATCAGGAGCTGACGCTGCCGATCAAGCGCGAGAACCCGGCCGCCTACATGCAGTTCGCCGATCACAGGGTCTACACCCTGCTGGCGCTCGGGCTGCTCGTCGCGGTGATGCTGTTCTCGCAATGGATCGAGCGTTCGCGCTTCGGCCGCGCCCTGATGGCGATCAAGCAGAACGAGGCGGCGGCGGAAGCCGCGGGCATCGACACACTCGCCTGGAAGCTCAAGGCCATCGCCATCTCCGGCGCGATCGCCGGCATGGTCGGCGGCTTCTACGCCATCGTCCTGCTGGTCGTGACGCCGCCATCCGTCTTCGGCATGCTGGTTTCGGCGCAGGCGCTGACGGTCGCCATGTTCGGCGGCATCGGCTCGGTCTGGGGCCCGGTCATCGGCGCGGCCTTCCTGATCCCCGTTGCTGAAATCCTGCATGCGGAGCTGGGCTCGCGCTTTCCCGGCATTCAGGGCGTCGTCTACGGCCTCGCCATCATCGGCGTCATCCTGATCGCGCCCGAGGGCGTCTACTGGAAACTGCGGGACCGCGTCCTCAAGCGCGGGCGCGCCGGCGCTGTGGCGATCCTCCCCGCCGTCTCGGAGCCCGTTGCGGCATCAGCGCGCACGAAGCCGGCTAAGGATGCCCCGGTCGCGCTCAGCGTCCGCAATGTCTCGAAGTCCTTCGGCGGGCTCAAGGCCAACCGGGACATCTCCTTCGACGTGCCCGAGGGCGCGATCCTCGGCATCATTGGTCCCAACGGCGCCGGCAAGACCACGCTGTTCAATCTGCTCAACGGCTTCCTCAAGCCTGACCAGGGGGAGGTCAAGGTCTATGGCCGCGAAACGGTCGGCATGAAGCCGCACCAGATCTGCGCGCTCGGCGTCGGCCGCACCTTCCAGGTGATGCGCCCCTTCCTGCGCATGTCCGTCGCCGAGAACGTCGTGCTCGGCGCCTATGTCGCGACACCCGACGATGAGGAGGCGAAGCGCCTCGCCGCCGAGGCGGTGGCGCGCGTTGGTCTCTCGCATGTCGCCGACAAGCTCGCCGGCGAACTGATGACCAAGGAGCTGCGGCTGATGGAGCTGGCGCGCGCGCTCGCCGGCCAGCCGAAGCTCCTGCTGCTCGACGAGACGCTGGCGGGCCTCGGCCATGGCGAGGCCGATGAGGTTGTCGCCGTCATCCGGCGTCTGGCGGCCGACTCCGTCACCATCGTGATCATCGAGCACACCATGCAGGCCATGGTGAAGCTGGTCGATCATTTCCTCGTCCTCGATCACGGCGCCGTCCTCGTCGATGGCGAGCCCACCGCCGTGACGCGCGATCCGCGCGTGATCGAGGCCTATCTCGGCAAGAAATGGGTGGTCGATGCTCAGGCTTGA
- a CDS encoding branched-chain amino acid ABC transporter permease, translating into MTAQLIENILQALAAGLLAGAIYGLMCVGLGLIFGVMRVINFAHGDFMMLGMYAAYFLFGALGIQALAGSLIGPYIAILLAGPLLFLFGYGIHKALISKVTGTRTAQLDGEGHYAQLILTLGIALVLQNGGMIVFGSELHSIRTPLSSSAWELGPFWGDFVSIFVNKSRGIAALFSIATIAVLALMIARSRLGKSLRAAADNPEAATYMGIDVDKAHRIAFALGVGITAIAGGLLATNYPFQPYIGLEYVIVMYAGVVLGGMGSIVGAFWGGMTIGLVQQLSTLILPTQLQNAAIFVVFLLIVFLRPQGFFGRVVERT; encoded by the coding sequence ATGACGGCGCAGTTGATCGAGAACATCCTGCAGGCGCTCGCCGCGGGGCTGCTCGCCGGTGCGATCTACGGGCTGATGTGCGTCGGCCTCGGCCTGATCTTCGGCGTCATGCGGGTGATCAATTTCGCCCATGGCGACTTCATGATGCTCGGCATGTATGCCGCCTATTTCCTCTTCGGCGCGCTCGGCATCCAGGCGCTCGCGGGCAGCCTCATCGGCCCCTATATCGCGATCCTGCTGGCCGGGCCGCTGCTCTTCCTGTTCGGCTACGGCATCCACAAGGCGCTGATCTCGAAGGTCACCGGCACGCGCACTGCCCAGCTCGACGGCGAGGGCCATTACGCCCAGCTCATCCTGACGCTCGGCATCGCGCTGGTCCTCCAGAACGGCGGCATGATCGTCTTCGGCTCCGAGCTGCATTCGATCCGCACGCCGCTCTCCAGCAGCGCCTGGGAGCTTGGTCCGTTCTGGGGCGATTTCGTCAGCATCTTCGTCAACAAGTCGCGCGGCATCGCGGCCCTGTTCTCGATCGCGACGATCGCGGTGCTGGCGCTGATGATCGCCCGTTCGCGGCTCGGCAAGTCGCTGCGCGCCGCGGCCGACAATCCCGAGGCCGCGACCTATATGGGTATCGACGTCGACAAGGCGCATCGCATTGCCTTCGCGCTCGGCGTCGGCATCACCGCCATCGCCGGCGGCCTGCTCGCCACCAACTACCCGTTCCAGCCCTATATCGGGCTCGAATACGTCATCGTCATGTATGCCGGCGTCGTCCTCGGCGGCATGGGCTCGATCGTCGGCGCCTTCTGGGGCGGCATGACCATCGGCCTCGTGCAGCAGCTCTCGACGTTGATCCTGCCGACGCAGCTCCAGAATGCCGCGATCTTCGTGGTCTTCCTGCTGATCGTGTTCCTGCGCCCGCAGGGCTTCTTCGGCCGCGTCGTGGAGAGGACCTGA
- a CDS encoding MmgE/PrpD family protein: protein MAAVHADMPEPSHGPAASLTRMLARAALAAEPAGFGEEVQAKLKICLIDFLSCCFEAYDLPTSRQARAIARSRADGAAIIGSDILATPGEAAFANGTTGHGLVREDMHAGSISHHGVVVWPTLLALAQDRSSQDQACSGAALLKAALVGYEGGARLGRALFDADLARLFRPTGTVGPIGGALAGAILLGLSEDEIVAALGLAANTSGGLNQWPHTGAGDMYFHPGFAARSAVTAVELAAAGAYASETILEGEAGLFAAFRRGPPRAPVALFADGKAEILAVYNKPVPACNFAQTACQAALRVADQIEDPGEIETLTVDLPDAAIRYPGCDFAGPFAHALQAKMSIQYGVAAALRRGVVEEANYARLDEPVILHLARLASLRRDAGFTAAFPARQGAEVAVTLRNGTRINHRLSDVVPATESEIRARFRASAGERLGLRRADEIEALIDGLETLTDAGRIGRLCLAGDGAVPARTRRAAAKG from the coding sequence ATGGCCGCTGTCCACGCCGATATGCCAGAACCGTCGCACGGACCGGCCGCCTCGCTGACGCGCATGCTTGCGCGGGCCGCGCTGGCAGCCGAGCCCGCCGGCTTCGGCGAGGAAGTCCAGGCCAAGCTCAAGATCTGCCTGATCGACTTCCTCTCCTGCTGCTTCGAGGCTTACGACCTGCCGACGAGTCGGCAGGCGCGGGCGATCGCCAGATCGCGCGCCGACGGGGCCGCCATCATCGGCTCCGACATCCTCGCGACACCGGGCGAGGCCGCCTTCGCCAATGGCACGACCGGCCATGGCCTCGTCCGTGAGGACATGCATGCCGGCAGCATCAGCCATCACGGCGTCGTCGTCTGGCCGACGCTGCTGGCGCTGGCCCAGGATCGTTCCAGCCAGGATCAGGCTTGCTCGGGTGCCGCCCTGCTCAAGGCGGCGCTGGTCGGCTATGAGGGCGGCGCCCGTCTCGGGCGTGCCCTGTTCGACGCTGATCTGGCGCGCCTGTTCCGGCCGACCGGCACGGTCGGGCCGATCGGCGGGGCGCTCGCGGGCGCCATCCTGCTCGGCCTGAGCGAGGACGAGATCGTCGCCGCTCTCGGTCTTGCCGCCAACACCTCCGGTGGCCTCAACCAGTGGCCCCATACCGGCGCCGGGGACATGTATTTCCATCCGGGCTTCGCTGCGCGCAGTGCCGTCACCGCGGTCGAGCTGGCGGCGGCCGGCGCCTATGCCTCGGAGACGATCCTCGAAGGCGAGGCCGGGCTCTTCGCCGCCTTCCGCCGTGGCCCGCCGCGCGCGCCCGTCGCGCTCTTTGCCGACGGCAAGGCCGAGATTCTTGCCGTCTACAACAAGCCCGTCCCCGCGTGCAATTTCGCCCAGACGGCCTGTCAGGCGGCGTTGCGCGTCGCCGACCAGATCGAGGATCCGGGCGAGATCGAGACCTTGACGGTGGATCTGCCCGACGCCGCGATCCGCTATCCCGGCTGCGACTTCGCCGGCCCCTTCGCCCATGCGCTGCAGGCCAAGATGAGCATCCAGTACGGTGTCGCCGCCGCGCTCCGGCGCGGCGTCGTCGAGGAGGCGAACTACGCCCGCCTCGACGAGCCGGTGATCCTGCATCTGGCGCGTCTCGCCAGCCTGCGCCGCGATGCTGGCTTCACGGCCGCTTTCCCGGCTCGTCAGGGCGCCGAGGTCGCCGTCACGCTGCGCAACGGCACGCGCATCAATCACCGCCTGTCCGATGTCGTGCCGGCGACGGAATCCGAAATCCGGGCGCGCTTCCGCGCCTCGGCCGGCGAGCGCCTCGGCCTGCGCCGGGCCGACGAGATCGAAGCCCTGATCGACGGGCTCGAAACCCTGACCGATGCCGGGCGCATCGGCCGGCTCTGCCTGGCCGGCGACGGCGCCGTCCCGGCCCGCACCAGACGGGCAGCCGCGAAAGGCTGA
- a CDS encoding NAD(P)-dependent oxidoreductase: protein MAVLGFVGVGRMGGPMVSRLIEAGHQLVIFDTQKQATDALAAKGAKVVASPRAVADEAEIVLVSLPTPDIVKAVALGPDGVSDGKRVRVMVDLSTSGPGAAVVVAEGLAKKNIISVDSPVSGGIKGATNGTLAVMVSCPKATFDELEPILKTFGKIFFTGEKPGLAQTAKLANNLMAAAALVITSEAMAMGVKAGLDAKVLIDIINVSSGRNSASEDKFPRSVLPGTFDFGFATGLSYKDVRLCVDEAEAMGVPMVVGAAVRQMLAVTQAKFGAQSDFTSIAKVLEEWAGVEIRG, encoded by the coding sequence ATGGCAGTTCTAGGCTTTGTTGGCGTCGGCCGCATGGGCGGACCGATGGTCTCCCGCCTCATCGAGGCCGGGCACCAGCTCGTTATTTTCGACACCCAGAAGCAGGCGACCGATGCGCTTGCCGCCAAGGGCGCCAAGGTCGTGGCTTCGCCGAGGGCGGTCGCGGACGAAGCCGAGATCGTTCTGGTCAGCCTGCCGACGCCCGACATCGTCAAGGCGGTGGCGCTGGGGCCCGATGGCGTCAGCGACGGTAAGCGCGTCCGCGTCATGGTCGATCTCTCGACCTCGGGCCCGGGCGCTGCGGTCGTCGTCGCCGAAGGCCTGGCGAAGAAGAACATCATCTCGGTCGACAGCCCGGTCAGTGGCGGCATCAAGGGCGCGACCAACGGCACGCTCGCCGTCATGGTCTCCTGCCCGAAGGCGACCTTCGACGAACTCGAGCCGATCCTGAAGACCTTCGGCAAGATCTTCTTCACCGGCGAGAAGCCGGGTCTGGCCCAGACCGCCAAGCTCGCCAACAACCTGATGGCGGCTGCCGCGCTGGTCATCACCTCCGAGGCGATGGCGATGGGCGTCAAGGCCGGGCTCGATGCCAAGGTCCTGATCGACATCATCAACGTGTCGAGCGGCCGCAACAGCGCCAGCGAGGACAAGTTCCCGCGCTCGGTCCTGCCGGGCACCTTCGATTTCGGCTTCGCGACGGGCTTGTCCTACAAGGACGTGCGTCTCTGCGTCGACGAGGCCGAGGCGATGGGCGTGCCGATGGTGGTCGGCGCGGCGGTGCGCCAGATGCTCGCGGTGACGCAGGCGAAGTTCGGCGCGCAGTCGGATTTCACCAGCATTGCCAAGGTGCTGGAGGAATGGGCCGGGGTCGAGATCCGCGGCTGA
- a CDS encoding LysR substrate-binding domain-containing protein — MIDLKQLKAFSTLAEFGSFSRSAGVLGVAQPVLSRQIKALEQELGVELFYRNGRGTVLTEAGKVLNQYAKNLVETVDRAASEVMALKSSPRGTIVIGLPPSVGIVLTVPLVQHFREAFPLISLRVIEGFSGHVLEWLLTGKIDVAVLYNAPRTGSLRAEPLLTDELFLLGPAEGGIVPDAESVTARLLSEIPLILPARPHGLRMLVDSMLGEAGIVPRVEIEVEAMPSTLGLVENGVGYTILSYSTAHARVQAGRMRAWRIVEPGITRQLILATSSQRPTTPAMRSLVAMVRQEVRSLTEQGLWLPKGR; from the coding sequence ATGATCGACCTGAAGCAACTCAAGGCGTTCTCGACGCTGGCCGAGTTCGGCAGCTTCTCGCGCTCGGCCGGCGTGCTCGGCGTCGCCCAGCCGGTTCTCAGCCGCCAGATCAAGGCGCTGGAGCAGGAGCTCGGCGTCGAGCTGTTCTATCGCAACGGCCGCGGCACGGTCCTGACCGAGGCCGGCAAGGTCCTGAACCAGTATGCCAAGAACCTGGTCGAGACGGTCGACCGCGCCGCCAGCGAGGTGATGGCGCTGAAGTCGAGCCCGCGCGGCACCATCGTGATCGGCCTGCCGCCCTCGGTCGGCATCGTGCTGACGGTGCCGCTGGTGCAGCATTTCCGCGAGGCCTTCCCTCTGATCTCGCTGCGCGTCATCGAGGGCTTCAGCGGCCATGTGCTGGAATGGCTGCTCACCGGCAAGATCGACGTCGCGGTGCTCTACAACGCGCCGCGCACCGGCAGCCTGCGGGCCGAGCCGCTGCTGACCGACGAACTCTTCCTGCTCGGCCCGGCCGAGGGCGGTATTGTGCCGGACGCCGAAAGCGTGACTGCCCGCCTGCTCTCCGAGATTCCGCTGATCCTGCCGGCGCGCCCGCACGGCCTGCGCATGCTGGTTGATTCGATGCTGGGCGAGGCCGGCATCGTGCCGCGCGTCGAGATCGAGGTCGAGGCGATGCCGTCCACGCTCGGCCTCGTCGAGAACGGCGTCGGCTACACCATCCTGTCCTATTCGACGGCGCATGCCCGCGTGCAGGCCGGCCGCATGCGTGCCTGGCGCATCGTCGAGCCCGGCATCACCCGCCAGCTCATCCTCGCGACCTCCAGCCAGCGCCCGACCACGCCCGCGATGCGCTCGCTCGTCGCCATGGTGCGCCAGGAGGTCCGCAGCCTGACCGAGCAGGGGCTCTGGCTGCCCAAGGGGCGTTGA
- a CDS encoding SDR family oxidoreductase encodes MTVENTRTVLLTGAAGGLGRAFAKALVASGRRVILVDRNKERLEELAAELGPSTCPIVLDISDAAAVDALPSKIPAEFQPVDVLFNNAGHDIGGRTAFAEGSPDDWTAIIETNLIGLMRVTRAILPAMIARNRGHVLNISSINAVRIVPDMTAYSTSKAGVHMFTQTLRGELAETALRVTEFQPGLARTGIIVTRYRGDTEKEKAYFDQFKMALDPEDVARCALFVLDQPPHVQIAEMMMLPVNRF; translated from the coding sequence ATGACCGTCGAGAACACCCGCACCGTCCTGCTGACCGGCGCTGCCGGCGGGCTGGGCCGCGCCTTCGCCAAGGCTCTCGTCGCCAGCGGCCGGCGCGTCATCCTGGTCGACCGCAACAAGGAACGGCTCGAGGAACTTGCGGCCGAGCTTGGGCCCTCGACCTGTCCGATCGTGCTCGACATCAGCGACGCGGCGGCGGTCGACGCCCTGCCCTCGAAGATCCCGGCCGAATTCCAGCCGGTCGACGTGCTGTTCAACAATGCCGGCCACGACATCGGCGGACGCACCGCCTTCGCAGAAGGCTCGCCGGATGACTGGACCGCGATCATCGAGACCAATCTGATCGGCCTGATGCGCGTCACCCGCGCCATCCTGCCGGCGATGATCGCGCGCAACCGCGGCCATGTCCTCAACATCAGCTCGATCAACGCGGTGCGGATCGTCCCCGACATGACCGCCTACAGCACCAGCAAGGCGGGCGTGCACATGTTCACGCAGACGCTGCGCGGGGAACTGGCGGAGACGGCGCTGCGCGTCACCGAGTTCCAGCCGGGGCTCGCGCGCACCGGCATCATCGTGACGCGCTATCGCGGCGACACGGAGAAGGAGAAGGCGTATTTCGACCAGTTCAAGATGGCGCTCGACCCCGAGGATGTCGCCCGTTGCGCGCTCTTCGTGCTCGACCAGCCGCCGCATGTGCAGATCGCCGAGATGATGATGCTGCCGGTCAACCGGTTCTAG
- a CDS encoding tripartite tricarboxylate transporter substrate-binding protein — translation MLKIAVMAAALAAASASVAQDFPSAKPITIVVPFAAGGPGDTIARLLGVAMKSALNQNVIVENALGAGGTTGTARAARAAPDGYTVLLMHTGLATAPALYDKLPFSPTKDLAPIGLVTDVTMTLVGRPDYPAKNLQELVADLKARGDKVTFGHNGRGSAAHLCGVLFMDALGKPLTWVAYRGGSQVVNDLMSGQIDIYCDPATGTTPLIQADKIKAYAVTTKKRLKTLPNLPTADEAGLPGFEVSTWYGLYAPAGTPEPVIAKLTAALQTALADPVTIQRFSDLSMEPVTREQATPKALADFLGLELKKWSAVMAKAGVKPE, via the coding sequence ATGCTGAAGATCGCTGTTATGGCTGCGGCTCTCGCCGCGGCAAGCGCCTCCGTGGCGCAGGACTTCCCCAGTGCCAAACCGATTACCATTGTCGTGCCCTTCGCCGCAGGCGGCCCCGGTGACACGATCGCGCGTCTCCTGGGTGTGGCGATGAAGTCGGCGCTCAACCAGAATGTCATCGTCGAGAACGCACTCGGGGCTGGCGGCACGACCGGCACCGCGCGCGCCGCCAGGGCCGCTCCGGACGGTTACACCGTGCTGCTCATGCACACCGGCCTTGCCACGGCGCCCGCCCTTTACGACAAGCTGCCCTTCAGCCCCACGAAGGACCTGGCACCGATCGGGCTCGTGACGGATGTCACGATGACGCTCGTCGGCCGGCCGGACTACCCCGCCAAGAACCTCCAGGAACTGGTCGCCGATCTCAAGGCCCGTGGCGACAAGGTCACCTTCGGTCACAACGGCCGTGGATCGGCCGCGCATCTGTGCGGCGTGCTGTTCATGGATGCGCTCGGCAAGCCTTTGACCTGGGTCGCCTATCGGGGCGGTTCGCAGGTCGTCAACGATCTGATGTCGGGTCAGATCGATATCTATTGCGACCCTGCCACCGGCACGACGCCGCTGATCCAGGCCGACAAGATCAAGGCCTATGCCGTCACCACCAAGAAGCGGCTCAAGACGCTGCCGAATTTGCCGACGGCTGACGAGGCCGGGCTGCCGGGGTTCGAGGTCTCGACCTGGTACGGGCTCTACGCTCCCGCGGGAACGCCAGAGCCCGTCATCGCCAAGCTGACGGCGGCATTGCAGACGGCTCTGGCCGATCCCGTCACCATCCAGCGCTTCTCCGATCTCAGCATGGAGCCCGTGACGCGCGAGCAGGCGACCCCGAAGGCGCTGGCCGACTTCCTCGGCCTTGAGCTGAAGAAGTGGTCGGCGGTGATGGCCAAGGCCGGCGTCAAGCCGGAATGA